A section of the Saccopteryx leptura isolate mSacLep1 chromosome 4, mSacLep1_pri_phased_curated, whole genome shotgun sequence genome encodes:
- the COX7C gene encoding cytochrome c oxidase subunit 7C, mitochondrial — protein sequence MLGQSIRRFTTSVVRRSHYEEGPGKNLPFSVENKWRLLAMMTLFFGSGFAAPFFIVRHQLLKK from the exons ATGTTGGGACAGAGCATTCGGAGGTTCACAACCTCTGTGGTCCGTAGGAGCCACTATGAGGAGGGCCCAGGGAAG AATTTGCCATTTTCAGTGGAAAACAAGTGGCGGTTACTAGCCATGATGACCCTGTTCTTTGGGTCTGGGTTTGCTGCACCTTTCTTCATAGTAAGACACCAACTGCTTAAAAAATAA